In the genome of Mercurialis annua linkage group LG8, ddMerAnnu1.2, whole genome shotgun sequence, the window TGATTGCCTCGAGAGACAAAAACAGCTCGTTCTCGTCGATCGGCTCTGGAGTCGACGAACTCCCTTCTCCAGCCGCCTGAGACTGGGTCGCTGCAGCAAGCTCTGCCTGGAAACGGTCCtgagaataaaaatacaaatttatagtttagtaaaactttataaaaatacttcacaaatattactttaaacctacatttctaactaaaattcggcagcattttctctaaaattagatcatcacccatttttcagggacatcctgcaacAACTACAGACAACTCTGTTCAACAATACGAAATAGCAATCACAACACCCACAACAAACACGTAAACATCCTATAAACAACTCACtatataaagttatatttatatcataGTAAGCAGTCACTTaaggttaaaataaacttacGTTTTTATCCTTTGATCTCTTGTCAACGAAGACAGTCCGATCAGCCTTGGTCAGGTGCAACCGTACATGCAACTCAGCTAAAGTTGGCTCTCGACCGAGCTCCTCAGTCTAtcatatgaaatgaaaaagttAATTAGTAGATAATTAGAATATATAACGATTAGTAATATTAAAACCTTACCATAACTGTCTTATGCCTCGTAGCCGATCTCGATCCTGCGGTATGTCGAACCGGTCCGGTGCCAGCTCCGGACGGCTCACTCAGCCGATTAGCTCGTGCTACCTCAGACTTCTTCTTAGCCTCAGCAGTATCCCAGTCTCGCTTCCACGACGCCCAAGTATCAGCACTGACACTGCCCTCTTTTTTATCTGGCTTCATGTTGTGGAGAGTATCTTTGTACCGATTAGCCGCATGTCGGTAGAAGACCCCTCTAATCAGGTCCTCAGGGTGGGTGGAGTCCCAGCAAAAACCCTTCTGCaaaccattaattaataaaaacaattagaaatcaaaaagacagtaaaacatatatttaaaattttaatttaacaacCTTGAACTCCTCGAAGTAGAAGTCCTTATGCTCTGCTGTCAGCTTCTTCCACGAGGAACCCTCAGGGAACCAGCTAGATCGGAAAATGGGCAAGATCGCCCTCGATGCGCTCCCGCTGTCGTTCCTGCTATCTAGTAACCTTTCTCTGTATGTTACAAAAACGtcagttttcacatttttgaaataatatttgttaaaaaaaagttgtCAATCATACCTTCCAGCATCAGGTGTAACTCTAATCCTCCCAGTCTCGTCCGTAGCTGGCGGCTGGTCCTGCGGCTGTCTCGCCGCTCTCCGCGGTGCGGGTCTACCCGCCAGCACCTGCTGCTCAGCCCCTGGATCCGAGCTCTCAAGTGGATCCTGCTCTGGGTCGCCACGTCCACGTCCACGTCCACGTCCCTGACCAGTGTCCCTACCCCGGCCTCGGCCGGCAGAAGAAGAACCTGAACCTCTCATATCTgcaaaacaaattacaaaacaatattcgacaagaaaaaaataatcacatctattataaaaaccataacacataattttttaacaaaataaagttactACATCAACAAAcgtaaataaaagtcaaaatttTACAGAAATAACATTAAAACAAATCATGCAATTTCTATATCATCTTCCGCTCCAATGTCATcatcgtctgatgaggatggtGGATAATCATCTTCCGTATCTACTATTGGAGGGTTGTGTAGTGCAGCCTCGTCCGCCTCGCCATTCGGATcaaattaagaataaattaCGTAATCAAATTAAACAATTCAATTAACTCTAATAAAACATCTactctaatttaattataatttatttaacctacaaattaacaatttaattaacctaatcatatatataatttaataaacttaaaatttcatcaattaataaaatattactaattacataacctaattaaaatactaaaacaaacaaaacataattaatatcgtaataatactaaataaataactaaatgtcttaaataataactacaccacaaactaaaaaaaattaattaatgttaacTAAACTCTAAATTGAattgtataatttaattatctaacaTTGTCTAATATatttacataatttaattaacaattaacataattaattattatttaaaataataacatatctaatttttcaaaatttaatgcaaacaatttcaatttaacttaattaaacattaatctaattaaaattaattttaataaatcctaattaacaattaacctaatttaataaaacctaattgacttttaacctaattttaacctaattttattaaattagtaaACCTAATTTACAATctaaaaacctaattttaaaccTAATTTACAATctaaaacctaattttaaaccTACTTTACAATCTAAAAACCTAtattaaatctgaaaatataataaagaaataaataactatATAAAACCTTACCTCTACTGCAGCGGATGGTGGCAGACGGCGGAAAACGGTGCCGGCGTCGAACGGCAGAGAGGAAGGTGAACGGCGGGCTTCGTCTGGCAGTGGAGGACGGCGAGCTTCGTCTGGAAGTGGAGGACGGCGGAGAGGAAGGTGAACGAAGAGACCGGCGGGAAGGGAACGAAGGGACCGGCGGTAGACTGAAGGTGAACGAAGGACCGGCGGTATGGACTGGTGGGTGGCAGACGGCGGTaggaaaaaaaggaaaagaaaataatgGGGAAGGGAAAGGGCTTCTGCCCGTTTAATGTCTtgcattagcgacggatatcgtatccgtcgctaatgtaaGACATTAAATGAAACGCAGAGTTTCATTGTTacgttagcgacggattatgaAACTCCGTCGCTAACGTAACAATGAAACTCTGCGTTTCATTAGCTCCTAaatattagcgacggatttttagaatccgtcgctaaaaacagGGGGGAAAAATGGCGGGTGAGCTCCCGCCAATTTATTTTGAGAACTTGGCGACGGACATTGTCTCTGTCGCCAAGTCCGTCGGTATTGtcgaaattagcgacggaattaccGTCCGTCGCTAATGTCGGTCGCTAATTACAGGAATTCTAGTAGTGGAACCTCCGAATGTAAACTAGAAGTTCATCCATACTTTATACAATAAAACCTGAAAATGGGAACAAGAACGAGTATCAGTAGAAAATGAATGAGTTCATAATgttacatttaaatattaagttcaaaatcaattttttttattaacatgTATAAATCAGTATGGAAATCAATGGAAACTAAAACCTCAACTCGTGATATCTCATAATATCATCAAACCTAAGTGATTATGAAACCCGAGAAATTAATCCATCGAGTACATCACTGGTCAAACTCTTAATCCATATATTTGATCAATAACTAAGGAGTTGTGAAGCTCGAGAAGTTAATCCATCGAGTACGTCACCGACTTCGCTTAATCCACAAGTTATGAAGCccgaaaaataaaatccatCGAGTACCTCGCTAGCGAAGCCCTGGAAATTAATTCATCAGTACATCGCTTAACAAAGCCTGGGAAGTTAATCCATCGAGTACATtgttaaaacaattatatatactAAAGTACACGTGTATATATACAAATCTTATCGATTTTAACTGGTGCGCATGTAGTGCTATTGCCTCTTAATAGGAAAGCACGTTCCAAGTGTCCATCCGCTTATTTCGAAAACCGGTTCGAAAAGCAATAGATAGAATacttttacatattaaaataccATTTAATTAATAgcgtaaatataaaaaaataaaattacagtcCTGCCGAACGCATGAATCCTATCCGAACAAAGCAAGTCGTACCGATACAACTCTTCTAACACCGAACGTCCTGGAATAGGCGGGTCTGACACAAATCGAATATCATAAATTGGTATTACAAAACAACCACGCCTGATGCTACGAGCTGGGTTACTTTCAAATATGAAAAGCTACCAGATATTTACTTTTTCTGTGGTTTTATGGGTCATTTGAGTAGACAGTGCCAAACTCGTTTGGATCAAGAAGAAGCTGGTATTCCTTTCTCCGGGACTTTTGAATATGGATTCTGGATGAAGGCTCCGTTTCTTCTTCATTCCTCCCAACTAGTTAGAAGGAGTTTTCTGAGAGGAGGTTATCAAGAGGGTGATGGTCAGCAAGGTTCCAACAGGCAATCTGGTACTCGACTTGAATTGGACAGACAGATTTATCCTAATGGTACTGAAATGATTTCTTCCCATGTAGCATTGCATCAGAGACATAGCTCACTGCTTGGAAATGATGGTTTGCTTACACTAGGTACTCTTCCAACTGCTTCTTCTCATATGCATGATTTCATTATCAATCCTGGAGGAATATCTTTTGGGTTTATGTCATCTGTTACTTTTATGCCTATGCTCAATAGTGACCCAGTTTTTTCAACTATTACAAATGATAATGTGATATTTCCTCATCTGACTACAAGTCCTATGTCTACAACTCCTATTGTGGCTACTACCAGTAATCATCCTCATCCACCTAGTTTGTTGTACTTGCTCAGTCCTGCTTTACAAGAAAAATTTAGGTCCATTGACAGAGATGTCGAATTGACTTTAGATCAAAAGGTAGAAATTGCAATTGACATTTTGTATCCTCCTCCTGATGCTTATAATTCTAATCCAGTTGAGAGCATAGTGATAGACAGACAAGAAATTGCTAGTCTTCTACAAGAGATAACTGAATCTGAAATACAGTATCATCAGTTTTTACCTGAAAAATTGTGTCATGCTTCTCCACAGCATATCAAAGTTCCTAGAcacaaaagaaagaaattgaaactTACTCCCTCAGCAGCACCACCTTTGATCATCAGAGAACCACTTCCAAATTTAGAGACTCACAAGagaaaatatgataaaaatgcAGAATCAGTTGCAAATTCTAGCATGCTGAAAGGAAAAGATAAACTGCAGGAAACATCAAGCGGTAAGGGAAAAGGCAGGATGGAGTCTGTTCAGTTTTGGGATGCTTCAACTTTTCCAAGTCATATCAGAAGGATGGTTTATGAACATGATGCTGAACCAAGTAACATTCATGCAATTACTACATCAGCAGTATCTACACATCAACCAGATTACACTCCTAATCCCACAATGGAAGAACTTGATGAAATATCAAAGAGTATGGAGGACACTCTGCCTTGTCCTCCTAAATCTGGATGAGGACTCTGGTTTGGAATTGCCAGGGGTTGGGGAATCCCCTGACAATTCATCATTTACATGGTATGTGTAAAAGTTTATTCCCATCTATGGTGTTTATATCTGAAACAAAAAATGGTGTACATAAGGTTACTAAGTATGTTGAAAGGCTTGGTTTCAAACACATGCTTGCAATAGATCCTCATGGTACAGCTGGAGGTTTGCTTCTACTGTGGTCAGATGATGTTCTTGTTCATATTAAGTTAACTACTCCTTTTTTTGTGATGGCTACGGTACAGCAAACTGATGGATCTCAGTATGATGTTGTTTTTTGTCATCTCCATTACTCGGCCACTGTTAGATATAATCAGTATAAAGTTTTAGCTGGACTACAAACTCAGTTATCTAGTAGCTATGTATTTTGTGGAGATTATAATGATATAATAAATCCTTCTGAAAAAGAAGGAGGCCTTTCTTATGTGCCTTCTGCTCATgtcccttttttgcaattcatCCACCAAATGACTCTCATGGATATGGGATTTACAGGCAATCCTTTTACTTGGACAAATAGAAGAAATTTTCCTGACTTGATTAGAGTTAGACTGGATAGAATACTAGCAAATGATAAATGGTTAAATATGTTCCCAAAAGCATCGGTGACTCATTTACAAGACATAGGTTCTGATCATTCTCCTTTGTTGCTAAACACTTACAATACAATTCCATCAAACTCTTATCTGTTTAAATTTGATAGAAGATGGGGGACAAATGCATCAGTTCTAGAATTAATAAAGCAAATTTGGAACTCTTCTGGTTCAGGTTCACCATTATACAAAGTGTTCAGCAAATTAAAGTACACAAGATTTAAATTAAGAAGCTGGGAAAAACAGAATCAACAGAATACAAGCAAATTGATAATTCAAGTGAaacaaaatattcaaatttagaAGCAAGTTCCATCTGCTCAATTAGATTGGAATGTCATTAGATCGTTGGAACACCAGTTAAATCAACTCCATATCACAGAAGAGCATTACTGGGCTCAGAAAGCCAGACAAGAATGGCTTCATTGTGGGGACAGAAATACAAGGTTTTTTCATGCCAAAGTTAAAGAAAGGCACATAAGGAATAATATTACAGGAATTTTCGATCAAAATCATAATTGGATATCAGAATCTGCAGATCTCTCCAATCATATAATTCAACATTTTCAGCATATGTTCTCAACATCTAATCCAGTTGGAATTGAGGAATGTTTACAAGATTTTCCATCTCAAGTAACTACATCTATGAATGCCAACTTGATTAAACCAGTTAGTGCAGATGAAGTTTATAAAGCAGTTTTTGCAATGAATCCTTGGAAAGCACCAGGAGTTGATGGGTTTACTGCCTTCTTCTTTCAACATTACTGGCATATAGTGGGAGCACATATAACTACAGCCATACAATCTTTTTTCACCAAAGGAATAATACTAAAAAGTATCAATCATactttattagttttaattccTAAGATTAAATGGCCACAACAAGTCAGTGATTTCAGACCAATCAGCTTATCCACAGTTTTGTACAagataatttcaaaaaaattaactgcAAGACTTCAAAAAATTCTTCCATATATTGTTCATCCTGCACAGAATGCTTTTGTCAAAGATAGAGCAATCTCAGAAAACATACTGCTAGT includes:
- the LOC126661987 gene encoding uncharacterized protein LOC126661987 — translated: MRGSGSSSAGRGRGRDTGQGRGRGRGRGDPEQDPLESSDPGAEQQVLAGRPAPRRAARQPQDQPPATDETGRIRVTPDAGRERLLDSRNDSGSASRAILPIFRSSWFPEGSSWKKLTAEHKDFYFEEFKKGFCWDSTHPEDLIRGVFYRHAANRYKDTLHNMKPDKKEGSVSADTWASWKRDWDTAEAKKKSEVARANRLSEPSGAGTGPVRHTAGSRSATRHKTVMTEELGREPTLAELHVRLHLTKADRTVFVDKRSKDKNDRFQAELAAATQSQAAGEGSSSTPEPIDENELFLSLEAIKKQRVYGIGSASASYIGQSSRLRRGGSSQSQQQAVVSEEIEQRIAREVEERLEQRMRTVEAGFEERVEQRIRTVEAGFDERIRTELARLMTTLPPELRPQFPPPPPPPADDTTSLE